DNA sequence from the Lycium barbarum isolate Lr01 chromosome 5, ASM1917538v2, whole genome shotgun sequence genome:
atgtagtatctcttgatggcgTCTGAATTTATTGCTtttggccactcttgaccatccatttcagcaagtacTACGGCTCCTCCTGACAGTACTTTTCGAACCATATAGGGGCCTTGCCAGTTTGGtgcgaactttcctttgtattctttttTATTAGCAAATATtcgtttgagcaccaattgcccAATTTGAAACACCCTGGTTCTTACATGCTTGTTGAAAGCTCgcgccattctttgttggtacaatTGACCGTGACAAACAGTGATCATTCgcttttcatctatcaaagcAAGTTGCTCATAGCTCTTGCGGATCCATTCCGCATCGTCTAATTCAGCTTCTTGTATTATTTGAAGTGAACGAATTTCTACTTTGGCTGGTATTACTTCTTCAGTGCCATACACCAACAGGTACAGAGTTGCCCAAGTTGAAGTTCTGGTAGTAGTGCGATATCCCAATAATGCATAAGGCAATTGTTCAAGCCAGTCTTtatagttatcaatcatctttttGAGGAttttcttcatatttttttttggcGGCTTCCACAGCTCTATTCATTTGTGGCCGATATGCGGTTGAATTCCGATGAGTGATTCGGAACTGTGCACACATGTCTTTTAACAAGTGGCTATTCAAATtagccccattgtctgttatgattgattctggaaCGCCAAATCGACATTtgatgttgttgcgcacaaaatCTGTAACCACTTTCTCTGTTACTAATGAATAAGatgttgcttccacccacttggtgaagtagtctatgagGACCAAAATGAAGCGGTGTTTGTTTGACACAGCTGGCTCAATTGGCCCTATGACATCTATGCCCCAAGCGGCAAATAGCCAAGGCGACGTCATATCATTCAGTTCTGTTGGAGGAACCTTTATCAAATCTCCATGAATCTGACACTTGTGATATTTTTGGACGAATTTGCTACAATcattctccatggtcatccagtaataacatGTTTTTAAGATTTTTTTCGCTAGCACGAAACCATTCATATGAGGTCGGCaggttccagcatgcacttcttcaatcaatctgGTAGCTTCGATAGAGTCAACACATCTAAGGATTCCCAAATCTGGAGTTCTTTTGTACAGGACGTTCTGGTTGAGGAAGAAACCATGCGCCAACTTTCTGATAGCCTTCTTCTGATTATTGGTTATTCATTCGGGATATTCTTCTTTTTCCAAGTACACTTTGATGTCAGTGaaccaaggttttccatcagtctctgcctctacaaaagcacagtgggCTGGTTGATCTCTAATTTTGATTTTGGCATGATCAATATATCTACTGTCGGGATATTGAATCATGGATTCTATTGTTGCTAatgcatcagcaaactcattctgggttctcggtatgtgtttgaacttgacttcttggaaCAGATCGGCCAATCTTTGCACAAATCCAACATACAgtatgatcttttcattttttgtGGCCCACCCTCCCCGAACCTGAGGGATTGGCAAATTCAAGTCACCGATTACCTGAAGTTCTTTCACATGCATGTCGAGGAATAACGTATACCCAAGATGCATGCTTCGTATTCAtccatgttgttggtgcaactgAAGCTCAACTTGGCAGCCACCGGATAATATTAGCCTGAATCTGAAACCAAGACGGCTCTgattcctgatcctttaaagttgcctgctccatcaaagtatactttccatcctGACTCATCTTTACTTTCTTCGccttcaattgtcattatttcttcatccGGGAAGTAAGTCCACAAGGGTACGGGATTGTCATCTACTGGACTTCCCAAAAGTAAATCTACTAGTGTTTGCCCTTTGACTGATTTCTATGCGACGTATTGAATGTCGAACTCACTTAGCaacattttccatttggccaacttccctatGCGCATGGgctggcgaaagatgtaccttagtggatccattcttAAGATCAAATGGGTCGTGtatgcagccatataatgtctcaacttctgagatacctaggttagagcgcaacacgtcttttccaccaagtAATATCTGGATTCGCAGGttgtgaacttcttactgatgtaatagatagctctctctttctttcttgtttCATTATTTTGTGCCAGCATGCatccaaaagcattttctgatactgacatgtaTAGCAGCAAAGGACTTCCTGGCCTTTGCGGGACCAAAACAGGTGGATTTGACAGGTATCTCttgattgtgtcaaaggctttctgacagtcctttgtccatttagttggagcatctttcttaaGGAATTTGAGAATTGGCTCTTTGATTACTGTAGATTGGGCAATGAAGCATccgatgtaattcaaccttcctaagaaactcatgacctctttcttcatTCTTGGCGGTGGtagttcttggattgctttgatcttagtggtatctaactcaataccacgacgactgactacgaaccctagtaattttccagcaggcactccaaatgcgcattttgcaggattcaacatcaaatcgtacttgcggagtTTGTCAAAGAATCTTCTTAAATGTTTGAGGTGGTCCTCACCCGCTCAGGATTTGATAACGGCGTCGTCCACTTACACCTCaatctctctatgcatcatatcatgaaagatgtTGGTCATTCCCCTCATGTAAGTGGCGCCAGCATTCTTGACTCCAAAAGGCATTATCCGATAATGATACAAATCCCCATGGTGTACTGAATGCcgtcttttgagcatcttcttcatccatcaatatcTGATGATAACTCGCGTagcaatccacaaaagattgcacctcatgcCTGGCGCAATTATCAACGAGTATCTGAATGTTCGTGAGTGTAAAATTATCCTTTAGGTTAGCGTGGCTATGATCGCGATAATCCACACAGATCCTTATTTTCCTATCTTTTTTGGTACCTTTTTGGTGTAACCTCAACAACTCCTGATTGAATCttttttttctacttcttctttaattagGATGCTAACATTAGGCTTAGGCTGCCTAATTTTCTATTTTACCGGGGCAAACCCTTCAAGGATCTACAGCCTATGGGAAACAATGTTCATACTCAAAGCCAGCATATCGGCATATGACCAAGCGAAGACATCTTCATATTCTTTCAGCAAGCTCCAGTACCCTTCTTTCTCATTTTCTGTCAAATGCTCATTTATTCTAGTTTCCTGAACCAACTCCTCATTTCCCAGATTATCTGcctctgtttcctctaggtttTGGCGTTGGTCTGTTTTTATATTCCTCTTCGACATCTATCATCCCTTCtggttcagttatctcttcttcttgatcatCACTTTGTTCGTTGTCATTTTTATTTGTtttgtaacatgtcatgacattatttgtggcctctgtattattactttaaaataaaata
Encoded proteins:
- the LOC132639340 gene encoding uncharacterized protein LOC132639340, which encodes MIDNYKDWLEQLPYALLGYRTTTRTSTWATLYLLVYGTEEVIPAKVEIRSLQIIQEAELDDAEWIRKSYEQLALIDEKRMITVCHGQLYQQRMARAFNKHVRTRVFQIGQLVLKRIFANKKEYKGKFAPNWQGPYMVRKVLSGGAVVLAEMDGQEWPKAINSDAIKRYYM